In one Microbulbifer pacificus genomic region, the following are encoded:
- the nfuA gene encoding Fe-S biogenesis protein NfuA yields the protein MSEQPSELNVTITDSAQEYLRDLLAKQDCEGIAIRMFVSNPGTPNAETCIAYCRPGEEKEGDVAMELNGLKAYFEGRSIPYLDEARVDYSSDKMGGQLTIRAPNSRMPKVTDDSPIEDRINYVLYADVNPGLASHGGQVSLVEVTEDMYAVLKFGGGCQGCGMVDMTLKEGVEKTLKEKIPELAGVKDITDHTDKSQAYY from the coding sequence ATGTCAGAACAGCCGTCAGAATTGAACGTCACCATCACAGACTCCGCCCAGGAGTACCTGCGCGACCTGCTCGCCAAGCAGGACTGCGAGGGCATCGCCATTCGTATGTTCGTGTCCAATCCGGGCACCCCGAACGCGGAAACCTGCATCGCCTACTGCCGCCCGGGAGAGGAAAAAGAAGGTGATGTGGCCATGGAGCTGAACGGCCTCAAGGCGTACTTCGAAGGGCGCAGCATTCCCTACCTGGACGAAGCCAGGGTGGATTACTCTTCAGACAAAATGGGTGGCCAGCTCACCATTCGCGCACCCAATTCGCGTATGCCGAAGGTGACCGACGACAGCCCCATCGAAGACCGTATCAACTACGTACTGTATGCCGATGTAAACCCGGGGCTCGCCTCCCACGGTGGCCAGGTCAGCCTTGTGGAAGTCACTGAAGACATGTACGCAGTGTTGAAATTTGGTGGTGGCTGCCAGGGTTGTGGCATGGTGGACATGACCCTGAAAGAGGGCGTTGAGAAAACCCTCAAGGAAAAAATCCCGGAACTGGCCGGTGTCAAAGACATCACCGATCACACCGATAAATCGCAGGCGTATTACTGA
- a CDS encoding nitrite/sulfite reductase — translation MYQYDEQDHKLIRERVAQFRGQTERYLAGELSEEQFLPLRLQNGLYIQRLAPMLRIAVPYGLLNSTQVRRLAHITRKYDKGYAHFTTRQNVQLNWPNLEDVPDILAELAEVEMHAVQTSGNCIRNTTTDQFAGVARDELVDPRPYCELIRQWSTFHPEFAFLPRKFKIAVCGAKEDRAAIRAHDIGLQIVKNTQGETGFQVFVGGGLGRTPIIGVAIRDFLPEVHLLSYLEAIVRVYNQLGRRDNKFKARIKILVKALGAEAFARLVETEWEQIRDGADELPPEAIAWSKRFFPQPAYKSFSDSHGEAVLRDQAGSDKAFSRWLERNTFPHRVPGYQAVTLSTKPTGIPPGDVTDRQLEAIADLADEFSFGEVRVTHEQNVVLADVEQERLYELWQAARKHGFATPNIGTLTDMICCPGGDYCSLANAKSIPVAEAIQRRFDDLDYLYDLGDLHLNISGCMNACGHHHIGHIGILGVDKKGEEFYQIQLGGSANEKAALGTVLGPSFSRDEMPDTIGKILDVFVENRQPEELFIDTYNRIGLQPFKERVYAKAS, via the coding sequence ATGTATCAATACGACGAACAGGACCACAAGCTGATCCGGGAACGGGTGGCCCAGTTTCGCGGCCAGACCGAGCGCTATCTCGCCGGTGAGCTGAGTGAAGAACAATTTCTGCCCCTGCGGCTGCAGAATGGCTTGTATATCCAGCGCCTGGCACCGATGTTGCGTATCGCCGTGCCCTACGGCCTCCTGAACAGCACTCAGGTGCGCCGACTTGCGCACATTACGCGCAAGTACGACAAAGGCTATGCCCACTTCACCACGCGCCAGAACGTACAGTTGAACTGGCCGAACCTCGAAGATGTGCCGGATATTCTCGCCGAACTTGCAGAAGTGGAAATGCACGCGGTACAGACCAGCGGCAACTGCATCCGCAATACCACCACCGACCAGTTCGCCGGTGTCGCCCGCGACGAACTGGTGGACCCCCGTCCCTACTGCGAACTGATCCGCCAGTGGTCCACCTTCCACCCGGAATTTGCCTTCCTGCCACGCAAGTTCAAGATTGCCGTGTGCGGTGCAAAAGAAGACCGCGCGGCCATTCGCGCCCACGATATCGGCTTGCAGATCGTGAAGAACACTCAGGGTGAAACCGGGTTCCAGGTGTTTGTGGGCGGCGGCCTTGGCCGCACCCCGATCATCGGTGTTGCCATCCGCGACTTCCTGCCGGAAGTGCATCTGCTCTCGTACCTTGAAGCCATTGTGCGTGTGTACAACCAGCTCGGCCGCCGCGATAACAAATTCAAGGCGCGCATCAAAATTCTGGTGAAGGCGCTGGGTGCCGAAGCGTTTGCCCGCCTTGTGGAAACCGAGTGGGAACAGATTCGGGACGGCGCCGACGAGCTGCCACCAGAAGCCATTGCATGGTCCAAACGCTTCTTCCCGCAGCCGGCCTACAAATCCTTTAGCGACAGCCACGGTGAGGCGGTACTGCGCGACCAGGCGGGCTCCGACAAGGCATTTTCCCGCTGGCTCGAACGCAACACGTTTCCGCACCGGGTGCCCGGCTACCAGGCGGTAACGCTCAGTACCAAGCCCACTGGTATTCCTCCCGGCGACGTGACCGACCGCCAGCTGGAGGCTATTGCCGACCTCGCTGACGAATTCAGCTTTGGCGAAGTGCGGGTTACCCACGAGCAGAACGTGGTGCTTGCGGATGTGGAACAGGAGCGCCTGTATGAACTGTGGCAGGCAGCCCGCAAACACGGCTTTGCCACCCCGAACATCGGCACCCTGACCGACATGATCTGCTGCCCCGGTGGTGACTACTGCTCGCTCGCCAACGCCAAATCCATCCCGGTGGCGGAAGCGATCCAGCGCAGGTTCGATGACCTGGACTACCTCTACGACCTGGGCGACCTGCACCTGAATATTTCCGGCTGCATGAACGCCTGCGGACACCACCATATCGGCCATATCGGTATTCTCGGCGTGGACAAGAAAGGCGAAGAGTTCTACCAGATACAGCTTGGCGGCAGCGCCAACGAGAAGGCAGCCCTTGGTACGGTTTTGGGTCCGAGCTTCTCCCGCGATGAGATGCCAGACACCATCGGCAAGATCCTCGACGTGTTCGTGGAAAACCGTCAGCCGGAAGAGCTGTTTATCGACACTTACAACCGTATCGGGCTGCAGCCATTCAAGGAGCGTGTGTATGCCAAAGCCAGTTAA
- a CDS encoding cory-CC-star protein encodes METPQKPGLPKNLKLVFRRIGEQLEAYYNGPYRSALARAERDEEDLFMLLVYAESLGIPNPVSLYTLELQPLMLERFHQWHQRMGMERSPLDELRCC; translated from the coding sequence ATGGAAACACCGCAGAAACCTGGATTGCCGAAGAATCTGAAGCTGGTATTTCGCAGAATCGGCGAACAACTGGAGGCCTATTACAACGGCCCCTATCGCAGTGCGCTGGCCCGCGCCGAGCGGGATGAAGAGGACCTGTTCATGCTGCTGGTGTATGCGGAGTCCCTCGGCATCCCCAATCCGGTGAGCCTGTATACGCTCGAGTTACAGCCGCTCATGTTGGAGCGATTTCACCAATGGCACCAGCGTATGGGGATGGAGCGATCCCCGCTCGATGAATTGCGCTGCTGTTGA
- a CDS encoding DUF2970 domain-containing protein — protein sequence MEDQDKKPSFGQVVLSTLAAAIGVQSNKNRERDFKGGSIKAYIAAGVIFTTLFVITLILVVKTVLSNMG from the coding sequence ATGGAAGATCAAGACAAGAAACCGTCCTTCGGCCAGGTGGTACTCAGCACCCTGGCCGCCGCCATCGGCGTACAGTCCAATAAAAACCGGGAAAGGGATTTCAAGGGCGGCAGTATCAAAGCGTACATTGCCGCAGGCGTGATCTTCACCACCCTCTTTGTGATCACGTTGATCCTGGTAGTGAAAACGGTTCTTAGCAATATGGGGTAA
- a CDS encoding type 1 glutamine amidotransferase domain-containing protein, whose product MKILMILTSHDQLGDTGKKTGFWLEEFAAPYYVFVDAGADVTLASPKGGQPPLDPKSDAPDAQTPATRRFRDDPVAQQALANTVTLDEVDTDDFDALFYPGGHGPLWDLVEDQRSVVIIHGFYRAGKPVAAVCHAPGVFRHTLDEQGDPLVRGKKITGFSNSEEEGVGLTDVVPFLVEDMLKECGADYSKGDDWQSHVCTDGLLITGQNPASSEATARALLGALSQVR is encoded by the coding sequence ATGAAGATCCTGATGATACTGACGTCTCACGACCAGCTGGGAGACACCGGCAAGAAAACCGGCTTCTGGCTGGAGGAGTTCGCTGCGCCGTATTACGTATTCGTGGATGCTGGGGCGGATGTGACGCTTGCGTCCCCGAAAGGAGGGCAACCTCCGCTCGACCCCAAAAGTGATGCCCCCGATGCCCAGACACCTGCGACCCGGCGGTTCCGTGATGACCCTGTTGCTCAGCAGGCCCTGGCCAATACGGTCACTCTGGACGAAGTGGATACAGATGACTTCGACGCGCTGTTTTATCCCGGTGGCCACGGCCCCCTGTGGGATCTGGTGGAGGATCAGCGTTCGGTGGTCATCATTCACGGCTTCTACCGCGCGGGTAAGCCGGTGGCTGCCGTGTGCCATGCTCCGGGAGTGTTCCGTCATACCCTGGATGAGCAGGGCGACCCTCTGGTCCGGGGGAAAAAGATCACCGGTTTCAGCAACAGCGAAGAGGAGGGTGTCGGGCTCACCGATGTAGTGCCATTTCTGGTGGAAGACATGCTCAAGGAATGCGGGGCGGATTATTCCAAGGGCGATGACTGGCAGAGCCACGTTTGTACTGATGGACTGCTGATAACCGGTCAGAACCCCGCCTCCTCGGAAGCCACCGCGCGTGCACTGCTCGGTGCGCTGTCCCAAGTGCGCTGA
- a CDS encoding SDR family NAD(P)-dependent oxidoreductase produces MNQKHYLITGATAGIGLATAKQLASEGHNLTIVGRNTQKLQDASVEIARLGNGEVITQRCDSGDMTQITSMAAALQRDGLAYDGIVLNAGIFMPQNFSELSEASFDQTMTVNFKAPLFTLHALLPCLNNPASVVFISSLVVHKAFAGATSYSASKAAFEAAARVLNLELAERGIRINSIRPGVTATEIQRKAGMDEEQIAELSGVMQSTALGRILRPDDMTAAISYLLSDASVGMRNSCLDIDGGFTL; encoded by the coding sequence ATGAATCAGAAACACTATTTGATTACCGGGGCAACTGCGGGCATCGGGCTGGCCACCGCTAAACAGCTGGCGTCCGAAGGACACAATCTGACGATCGTTGGGCGCAACACTCAAAAGTTACAGGATGCCTCGGTAGAAATAGCCCGGCTTGGCAACGGTGAAGTGATCACTCAGCGGTGTGATAGTGGTGATATGACGCAGATCACTAGCATGGCTGCCGCACTGCAGCGTGACGGTCTTGCTTATGACGGCATTGTGTTGAATGCGGGCATCTTTATGCCGCAGAACTTTTCTGAGCTCAGCGAGGCCAGTTTTGATCAGACGATGACGGTCAACTTCAAGGCGCCCCTGTTCACCCTGCATGCGCTACTGCCCTGCCTGAATAACCCAGCGAGTGTCGTATTCATATCATCGCTGGTGGTCCACAAAGCCTTCGCGGGTGCCACTTCGTACAGCGCCAGCAAAGCCGCCTTTGAGGCCGCTGCACGGGTACTCAACCTCGAACTCGCAGAGCGGGGAATTCGCATTAACTCGATACGGCCCGGAGTGACCGCGACTGAAATCCAGCGCAAGGCGGGAATGGATGAAGAACAAATCGCAGAACTATCGGGCGTAATGCAGAGCACGGCGCTGGGAAGAATATTGAGACCTGATGACATGACAGCGGCCATCAGCTATTTGCTGAGCGATGCCAGCGTGGGAATGCGTAACTCCTGCCTGGACATAGACGGAGGCTTCACCCTGTAA
- a CDS encoding DUF934 domain-containing protein: MPKPVKTPVGAQPENPAHLILDGAVAENQWNLLPLDAETEITAANLAPGKVILPLSVWLVLRDELQNRKNEIGVWLDSDETADLIGDDASELPLIAAHFPLFTDGRAFTAGRLLRQRYGFTGELRAVGNFMRDQLTYLTRCGFNAFAFQSEQPLENLLDSLRDFTDSYQSAVDQPLPIYRRRALLG, encoded by the coding sequence ATGCCAAAGCCAGTTAAGACACCCGTGGGCGCACAGCCGGAAAATCCAGCACATCTGATTCTCGATGGCGCGGTGGCAGAAAACCAATGGAACCTGTTACCGCTGGACGCCGAAACAGAAATTACCGCAGCCAACCTGGCGCCGGGCAAAGTCATTCTTCCCCTGAGTGTTTGGCTGGTACTGCGCGATGAACTGCAAAACCGCAAAAACGAAATCGGCGTGTGGCTGGACAGCGATGAGACCGCAGACCTGATTGGCGATGACGCCAGTGAATTGCCCCTGATCGCCGCGCACTTCCCCCTGTTTACTGACGGTCGCGCCTTCACCGCCGGTCGTCTGCTACGCCAGCGCTATGGCTTTACCGGCGAGCTGCGGGCCGTGGGGAACTTTATGCGCGACCAGCTGACCTATCTGACGCGCTGCGGCTTTAATGCGTTCGCATTTCAGAGCGAACAGCCACTGGAAAACCTGCTGGACTCCCTGCGGGACTTTACCGACAGCTATCAGTCGGCTGTCGATCAGCCGCTGCCCATCTATCGCCGCCGCGCCCTACTTGGCTGA
- the metH gene encoding methionine synthase, translating to MSLQSRDQRLKQLYAALGERILILDGAMGTMIQREKLGEADYRGTRFADYPSDIKGNNDLLVLTQPDLIERIHRDYLEAGADIIETNTFNATRLSQSDYDMEDLVPELNRVAAEVARRAADALSTPERPRFVAGVLGPTSRTASISPDVNDPGARNVTFKTLVENYIESTHALIDGGSDIILIETIFDTLNAKAAIYAVQEVFDQLGFELPIMISGTITDASGRTLSGQTTEAFYYSVAHAKPLSVGLNCALGATELRPYVEALSGVCAEHVSAHPNAGLPNEFGEYDETPEETAAIVAEFARSGFINILGGCCGTTPEHIRAIADAVVDIAPRKLPQIKPALRLSGLEPYVADETALFVNVGERCNVTGSARFKRLIMEEDYDTALQIAAAQVEDGAQVIDFNMDEAMLDSVAAMRRFLNLCATEPDIAKVPFMVDSSKWEVIEAGLQCIQGKPIVNSISLKEGEEEFVEKARLCLRYGAAVVVMAFDETGQADTFQRKIEICKRSYDILVDKVGFNPTDIVFDPNIFAVATGIEEHNNYAVDFIEATRWIRKNLPGANVSGGVSNVSFSFRGNNPVREAIHSVFLYHAIKAGLNMGIVNAGMLEVYDELPAELRDKVEDVILNRNDNATEALLDIAEKYRGDGATAERKEDLAWRQWPVKKRLEHALVKGINNFIEEDTEEARQLSSRPLDVIEGPLMDGMNVVGDLFGEGKMFLPQVVKSARVMKQAVAYLQPYIEAEKTEDSKPNGRILMATVKGDVHDIGKNIVGVVLACNNFEVIDLGVMVPAETILQTAREKQCDIIGLSGLITPSLDEMVHVAAEMERQGFDLPLLIGGATTSKAHTAVKIEPQYKRNQVVYVADASRAVGVATNLLSDELRPNFVKGVQDEYVKVRERTANRKRNDPRLSYADALKAGPQLDWANFTPKAPNKPGLTVLDDFPLEKLVDTIDWTPFFISWDLAGKYPAILNDEVVGEAATDLFKNAQTMLADIIDNKRLKARAVLGLWPANSDGDDIVVYTDESRTEERARLHQMRQQVQKRGGDGFCRSLADFIAPVGSGVADYVGGFAVTTGIGADKLAAEYEAKHDDYSAIMVKALADRLAESFAEYLHREVRKQYWGYQPDEALSNEELIRESYSGIRPAPGYPACPDHTEKATLFTLLNAEENTGIELTSSFAMIPAAAVSGWYFAHPESKYFNVGKISRDQLESLAERKGMSVDELERWVRPNLED from the coding sequence ATGTCTCTGCAGTCCCGCGACCAACGTCTGAAACAGCTGTACGCCGCCCTGGGCGAGCGCATCCTGATTCTGGACGGCGCCATGGGCACCATGATCCAGCGGGAAAAACTGGGTGAAGCGGACTATCGCGGCACGCGCTTTGCGGACTATCCATCGGATATCAAGGGCAACAACGACCTGCTGGTGCTGACCCAGCCGGACCTGATTGAGCGCATCCACCGCGACTATCTCGAGGCCGGTGCGGACATCATCGAGACCAACACCTTCAACGCGACCCGCCTGTCCCAGTCGGACTACGACATGGAAGACCTGGTGCCGGAGCTTAACCGGGTGGCCGCGGAAGTGGCACGCCGCGCGGCGGATGCGCTCTCCACGCCTGAGCGCCCGCGCTTTGTTGCCGGGGTGCTTGGCCCGACGTCGCGCACCGCAAGTATTTCTCCCGATGTGAACGATCCGGGCGCGCGCAATGTGACCTTCAAAACGCTGGTGGAAAACTATATCGAGTCCACCCATGCGCTGATCGACGGCGGGTCTGACATCATCCTGATCGAGACTATCTTCGACACCTTGAATGCCAAGGCGGCGATCTACGCGGTGCAGGAAGTGTTTGACCAGCTCGGTTTTGAGCTGCCGATCATGATTTCCGGCACCATCACCGATGCCTCCGGCCGCACCCTGTCCGGCCAGACGACGGAAGCCTTCTACTATTCCGTCGCGCACGCCAAACCTCTTTCCGTGGGCCTTAACTGCGCCCTCGGCGCCACCGAGCTGCGCCCCTATGTGGAAGCCTTGTCCGGCGTGTGCGCGGAGCACGTCTCCGCCCACCCGAATGCGGGCCTGCCGAACGAGTTCGGCGAATACGACGAGACTCCGGAAGAAACCGCGGCGATCGTAGCGGAGTTCGCGCGCAGTGGTTTTATCAATATTCTCGGTGGCTGCTGTGGCACCACGCCGGAACATATCCGCGCGATTGCCGATGCGGTGGTGGATATCGCCCCGCGCAAGTTGCCGCAGATCAAACCGGCCCTGCGCCTGTCCGGTCTTGAGCCCTACGTGGCCGACGAGACCGCACTGTTCGTGAACGTGGGCGAGCGCTGTAACGTCACCGGCTCCGCGCGCTTCAAGCGTCTGATCATGGAAGAGGATTACGATACGGCCCTGCAGATCGCCGCCGCCCAGGTGGAAGACGGTGCTCAGGTAATCGACTTCAACATGGACGAGGCGATGCTGGATTCCGTCGCCGCCATGCGCCGCTTCCTCAACCTGTGCGCCACCGAGCCGGACATCGCCAAGGTGCCGTTTATGGTGGACTCCTCCAAGTGGGAAGTGATCGAGGCGGGCCTGCAGTGCATCCAGGGCAAGCCCATCGTCAACTCCATCAGCCTCAAGGAAGGCGAAGAGGAATTTGTCGAAAAAGCCCGCCTGTGCCTGCGCTATGGCGCCGCGGTGGTGGTGATGGCTTTCGACGAAACCGGCCAGGCGGATACCTTCCAGCGCAAGATCGAAATCTGTAAGCGCAGCTATGACATCCTCGTGGATAAGGTGGGATTCAACCCCACGGATATCGTGTTCGACCCGAATATTTTCGCGGTAGCCACCGGTATCGAGGAGCACAACAATTACGCGGTGGACTTTATCGAGGCCACCCGCTGGATCCGCAAGAACCTGCCGGGTGCGAATGTTTCCGGTGGTGTTTCCAACGTTTCCTTCTCGTTCCGCGGCAACAACCCGGTGCGCGAGGCGATCCACTCTGTATTCCTGTACCACGCCATCAAGGCGGGATTGAACATGGGGATCGTCAACGCCGGTATGCTCGAGGTGTACGACGAGCTGCCCGCGGAGCTTCGCGACAAGGTCGAAGACGTGATCCTGAACCGCAACGACAACGCCACCGAAGCGCTGCTGGATATTGCGGAGAAATACCGCGGTGACGGCGCCACCGCCGAACGCAAGGAAGACCTGGCCTGGCGCCAGTGGCCAGTGAAGAAACGCCTGGAACACGCGCTGGTAAAAGGCATCAACAACTTTATCGAAGAAGACACCGAAGAGGCGCGCCAGCTGTCCAGCCGCCCGCTGGATGTGATCGAAGGTCCACTCATGGACGGCATGAACGTGGTAGGCGACCTGTTCGGCGAGGGCAAAATGTTCCTGCCACAGGTGGTGAAATCCGCGCGTGTGATGAAGCAGGCCGTGGCTTATCTTCAGCCCTACATCGAGGCGGAAAAAACCGAAGACAGCAAACCCAACGGCCGTATTCTGATGGCGACGGTAAAAGGCGATGTGCACGATATCGGCAAGAATATCGTCGGCGTGGTGCTGGCCTGTAACAACTTTGAGGTGATCGACCTCGGCGTGATGGTGCCGGCGGAAACCATTCTGCAGACCGCCAGGGAAAAGCAGTGCGACATCATCGGCCTCTCTGGCCTGATCACCCCATCGCTCGACGAGATGGTGCATGTGGCTGCGGAAATGGAGCGTCAGGGCTTTGATCTTCCGCTGTTGATTGGCGGCGCCACCACCTCCAAGGCGCACACCGCGGTAAAAATCGAACCGCAGTACAAGCGCAATCAGGTGGTGTACGTGGCGGACGCCTCGCGCGCGGTGGGTGTTGCCACCAACCTTCTCTCCGACGAGCTGCGCCCGAACTTTGTCAAAGGTGTGCAGGACGAGTACGTGAAGGTGCGCGAGCGTACCGCCAATCGCAAGCGCAACGACCCGCGCCTGAGCTATGCAGACGCCCTGAAGGCAGGCCCCCAGCTCGACTGGGCCAACTTTACACCCAAGGCTCCGAACAAGCCGGGCCTGACGGTACTGGACGATTTCCCGCTGGAAAAACTGGTCGACACTATCGACTGGACGCCCTTCTTCATATCCTGGGATCTTGCCGGCAAATACCCGGCCATCCTCAATGATGAAGTCGTGGGCGAAGCGGCCACCGATCTGTTCAAAAATGCCCAGACCATGCTGGCGGACATCATCGACAACAAGCGCCTGAAAGCCCGCGCGGTGCTCGGCCTGTGGCCGGCGAATTCGGACGGCGACGACATCGTGGTGTATACCGATGAAAGCCGCACCGAGGAGCGCGCACGGTTGCATCAGATGCGTCAGCAGGTGCAGAAGCGCGGCGGCGACGGTTTCTGTCGCTCGCTCGCGGACTTTATTGCGCCGGTCGGTTCCGGTGTGGCGGATTACGTGGGCGGTTTCGCGGTAACCACCGGTATCGGCGCCGATAAACTGGCGGCTGAGTATGAGGCAAAACACGATGATTACAGCGCGATCATGGTGAAGGCACTGGCGGACCGCCTGGCGGAATCGTTCGCGGAATACCTGCATCGGGAAGTGCGCAAACAGTACTGGGGTTATCAGCCGGATGAGGCACTCAGCAATGAGGAGCTGATCAGGGAATCGTACTCCGGTATACGCCCTGCCCCCGGCTACCCTGCCTGCCCGGACCACACCGAAAAGGCAACGCTGTTCACATTGCTGAACGCGGAGGAAAATACCGGTATTGAGCTGACCTCCAGTTTCGCCATGATACCGGCGGCGGCGGTCAGCGGCTGGTACTTCGCCCATCCGGAATCCAAGTACTTCAATGTGGGTAAGATCTCGCGGGATCAGCTGGAAAGCCTGGCAGAACGCAAGGGCATGAGCGTGGATGAGCTGGAGCGCTGGGTGCGGCCGAACCTCGAGGATTAA
- a CDS encoding TIGR00645 family protein, which translates to MEKLIEQTMYRSRWLLAPIYLGLSLAVVALAIMFFKETFHLLAHIFTIQEADMVLVVLSLIDIAMVGGLLVMVMMSGYENFVSQLDIGDDDEKLNWLGKMDSSSLKAKIAASIVAISSIHLLKVFMAVEKTDDSKLLWYVVMHLTFVLSAFLMGYLDKLTKH; encoded by the coding sequence TTGGAAAAGCTGATCGAACAAACCATGTACCGCTCCCGCTGGCTGTTGGCCCCCATATATCTGGGGCTGAGCCTGGCTGTGGTGGCACTGGCCATAATGTTTTTCAAGGAAACCTTTCACCTGCTCGCACATATTTTCACCATCCAGGAAGCGGATATGGTCCTGGTGGTTCTCAGCCTGATCGACATTGCCATGGTGGGCGGCCTGTTGGTCATGGTGATGATGAGTGGGTATGAAAATTTCGTGTCCCAGCTGGACATTGGCGATGACGACGAGAAGCTGAACTGGCTGGGGAAAATGGACTCCTCGTCACTGAAAGCAAAAATTGCCGCAAGCATCGTCGCCATTTCCTCCATTCACCTGCTGAAGGTGTTTATGGCAGTGGAAAAAACAGATGACTCCAAACTCCTGTGGTATGTGGTTATGCACCTGACCTTTGTGCTGTCCGCTTTTCTGATGGGCTATCTGGATAAGCTCACCAAGCACTGA
- a CDS encoding ArsA family ATPase codes for MKKILNLDDLLQRRLMLVGGKGGVGKSTVAAGLAVAGAQRGHKVLLVSTDPAHNLGDLFESSLGRAPQTIPWAGALQVLELNPCTALNRYLESLRAQMLPHVALNLRPQLEKQLHLTRHSPGAEEAALLDEMTRLIQRRDDYDLIIFDTAPTGHTLRLLSLPAVMSTWADGLVAQKKRAGRFRDVIGSLRSSTREEEVEREAPSVLAPLIERQQRFREAAQVLRDAEATGFLFVMTAENLPFEETCRAAAALKEVGIMIAGLVLNRLLPAEAEPVEFLQGAWSMQQRVLVKVSEKLGDLPQVQLPMTGRALQGREGLRWLAGELARYSATAELQQA; via the coding sequence ATGAAAAAAATACTGAATCTCGATGACCTGTTACAGCGCCGACTGATGCTGGTCGGTGGCAAGGGCGGTGTGGGAAAAAGCACCGTCGCCGCCGGTCTGGCGGTGGCTGGAGCGCAACGCGGACACAAGGTATTACTGGTATCCACCGATCCAGCACACAATCTCGGTGACCTGTTCGAGTCCTCCCTCGGCCGCGCCCCGCAAACGATCCCCTGGGCAGGGGCACTGCAGGTGTTGGAGTTGAATCCATGCACCGCGTTGAACCGTTATCTGGAATCCCTGCGCGCACAGATGTTGCCACATGTAGCACTCAATTTGCGCCCGCAGCTGGAGAAACAGTTGCACCTCACTCGTCACTCGCCGGGTGCGGAAGAGGCGGCCCTGCTCGATGAAATGACGCGGCTGATCCAGCGCCGCGACGACTACGACCTGATCATTTTTGACACCGCGCCAACCGGCCACACCCTGCGTCTGCTGTCGCTGCCCGCGGTGATGTCGACATGGGCCGACGGACTTGTCGCACAGAAAAAGCGCGCGGGCAGATTCCGGGATGTGATCGGCTCCCTGCGCAGCTCCACTCGGGAAGAGGAGGTCGAACGGGAAGCACCTTCAGTACTTGCGCCTCTGATCGAGCGCCAACAGCGTTTTCGCGAAGCCGCGCAGGTTCTGCGCGACGCGGAGGCAACCGGTTTTCTGTTCGTCATGACCGCGGAAAACCTCCCCTTTGAAGAGACCTGCCGCGCCGCTGCCGCACTCAAAGAGGTCGGCATCATGATTGCCGGGCTGGTGCTCAACCGGTTGCTGCCAGCAGAAGCGGAACCGGTGGAGTTTCTACAGGGCGCATGGTCAATGCAGCAGCGGGTGTTGGTAAAGGTGTCTGAAAAATTGGGTGATCTACCGCAGGTCCAATTGCCCATGACCGGACGAGCGCTGCAGGGCAGGGAAGGTTTGCGCTGGCTGGCCGGAGAGCTGGCCAGGTATTCGGCAACGGCAGAACTTCAACAGGCATAA